The following are encoded together in the Cicer arietinum cultivar CDC Frontier isolate Library 1 chromosome 2, Cicar.CDCFrontier_v2.0, whole genome shotgun sequence genome:
- the LOC101496708 gene encoding probable UDP-arabinopyranose mutase 1 → MSSSKPVPLLKDELDIVIPTIRNLDFLEMWRPFFEQYHLIIVQDGDPSKVIKVPQGFDYELYNRNDINRILGPKASCISFKDSACRCFGYMVSKKKYIYTIDDDCFVAKDPSGHEINALEQHIKNLLNPSTPFFFNTLYDPYREGADFVRGYPFSLREGAPTAVSHGLWLNIPDYDAPTQLVKPHERNTRYVDAVMTIPKGTLFPMCGMNLAFNRELIGPAMYFGLMGDGQPIGRYDDMWAGWCIKVICDHLGFGVKTGLPYIWHSKASNPFVNLKKEYKGIFWQEEIIPFFQAATLSKDCTSVQKCYIELSKQVKEKLGTIDPYFVKLADAMVTWIEAWDEINNSSEDTSSNKVSEAAK, encoded by the exons ATGTCTTCTTCTAAACCAGTACCCCTTTTGAAAGATGAACTTGATATCGTTATCCCTACCATTCGTAACCTTGATTTCTTAGAGATGTGGAGACCCTTTTTTGaacaatatcatttaattattgttCAAGATGGTGACCCTTCTAAGGTTATTAAGGTTCCTCAAGGTTTTGATTATGAACTTTATAATAGAAATGATATTAATAGGATCTTGGGTCCTAAAGCTTCTTGTATCTCCTTTAAGGATTCTGCTTGTCGTTGCTTTGGTTACATGGTTTCTAAGAAGAAGTATATTTACACCATTGATGATGATTGCTTT GTTGCAAAAGACCCATCTGGCCATGAGATCAATGCACTTGAGCAGCACATTAAGAATCTCCTTAATCCATCCACACCATTTTTCTTCAACACCCTTTATGATCCTTATAGAGAAGGTGCTGATTTCGTCCGTGGATACCCTTTCAGTCTTCGTGAGGGTGCCCCTACTGCTGTTTCTCACGGCCTTTGGCTCAACATACCCGATTATGATGCTCCGACACAGCTTGTCAAGCCTCATGAGAGGAACACTAG GTATGTTGATGCTGTTATGACCATTCCGAAAGGAACACTGTTCCCCATGTGCGGTATGAATCTGGCGTTCAACCGTGAACTGATTGGACCTGCGATGTACTTTGGACTCATGGGTGACGGTCAGCCTATTGGACGTTACGATGATATGTGGGCTGGCTGGTGCATAAAG GTTATCTGTGACCATTTGGGATTTGGAGTGAAAACAGGACTTCCATACATATGGCACAGCAAAGCAAGCAACCCTTTTGTGAATCTGAAAAAGGAATACAAAGGTATCTTCTGGCAAGAAGAGATCATTCCATTTTTCCAAGCTGCAACCCTTTCAAAAGATTGCACCTCTGTTCAGAAATGCTACATTGAACTCTCCAAGCAAGTCAAGGAGAAACTCGGCACCATCGATCCTTATTTCGTCAAACTAGCTGATGCCATGGTTACTTGGATTGAAGCTTGGGATGAGATTAACAACTCTTCTGAAGATACTTCTTCAAACAAAGTTTCTGAGGCTGCAAAGTGA